One window of Cohnella hashimotonis genomic DNA carries:
- a CDS encoding polysaccharide pyruvyl transferase family protein, translating into MEIATLSAHPMDELKNRLRIILNVIPPGSNIYYIDYPVYSNGGDLLIMKGTEAFFRENGIRVRARYSAFDFPDGLSVPKDHILVLQGGGNFGDLYPVHQKLRERVVAGYPKNRVVILPQTIHYKDVREFDRTADILNRHKDVHLFVRDTLSLEMAKDKFKRCGVYLSPDMAHQLWPIRGGGEPARELLRFMRTDIEKTAGQDGLALEGAGDDLDWSTLYSRTEHRSIRAIGKVMRISKGKLPVGKFWIRYSDRLVSKAVERFAQYRTVQTSRLHGHILSCLMDKPNVLYDNAYGKNGRYYRCWTQSIASAKLAAEPTNLQSGGMA; encoded by the coding sequence ATGGAGATCGCGACCTTATCGGCTCACCCGATGGATGAGCTCAAAAATCGGCTGAGAATCATACTGAACGTTATACCGCCCGGCTCGAACATCTATTATATCGACTATCCCGTTTATTCCAATGGCGGGGACCTGCTCATTATGAAAGGAACGGAAGCCTTCTTTCGTGAAAACGGCATCCGGGTGCGTGCGCGATACAGCGCGTTCGACTTCCCCGACGGACTGAGCGTGCCGAAGGACCATATTCTCGTCCTGCAGGGCGGCGGCAACTTCGGCGATCTGTACCCCGTGCACCAGAAGCTGCGCGAGCGGGTCGTCGCCGGCTATCCGAAAAACCGGGTCGTCATCCTGCCGCAGACGATTCACTACAAGGACGTGCGCGAGTTCGACCGGACCGCCGATATCCTGAACCGCCACAAGGACGTGCATCTGTTCGTGCGCGACACGCTGTCGCTGGAGATGGCGAAGGACAAGTTCAAGCGCTGCGGCGTCTACCTGTCCCCGGACATGGCGCATCAGCTGTGGCCGATCCGCGGAGGCGGCGAGCCGGCGCGGGAGCTGCTTCGCTTCATGCGTACCGATATCGAGAAGACGGCCGGACAGGACGGGCTAGCCCTCGAAGGCGCGGGCGACGATCTCGACTGGTCGACGCTCTACAGCCGTACGGAGCATCGGTCGATCCGCGCGATCGGCAAGGTGATGCGCATCTCCAAGGGTAAACTGCCCGTCGGGAAGTTCTGGATCAGGTACTCGGACCGGCTCGTGAGCAAGGCGGTCGAGCGGTTCGCGCAGTACCGCACCGTGCAGACGTCGAGGCTTCACGGCCATATCCTGTCCTGCCTGATGGACAAGCCGAACGTCCTGTACGACAACGCGTACGGCAAAAACGGCCGCTACTATCGCTGTTGGACTCAGAGCATCGCTTCGGCCAAGCTGGCGGCGGAGCCGACGAACTTGCAGAGTGGAGGGATGGCATGA
- a CDS encoding lipopolysaccharide biosynthesis protein, translated as MKRLSRLWSGGGALTAIMKTSAANLIIVLLGTVTSIVTARMFGVAGKGEFSAILFWSTLLAGVLSFGLPTSLIFNRRTHPTHGPAYIRAGFLFQLPVCVIAGTVAWMCMPAWLGNYGDHIVAIARWYTVLTLPLLLMVNLLSALAQSMENFGLYNGIRLYVPLSNLIGLLALWVCGYLSQFSSALMFLVTSLGVVCWALFRLRRELAVGWFGKKDTASASAAKSAERGPIKSLFGYGSRVYGVELLGTLYTQCDKLIILSLLAPREFGLYTVVYTLSRVFNIVQTAISGVVFPKVTGLSQEEVVAKVSRAFRLSFPLMLAALVPGIIVGRWLLGLLYGEPFLAADTAFYLLSLECVVGGGSWILASSFNAMGRPGLVVTRQAIALALTVGLCFLLAPAYGLNGIATAMLIGAFSRIVISVAAMKIVFKAPVSGVLFDKEDWRFLAGRLSRAAQS; from the coding sequence ATGAAGAGGCTAAGCCGCCTCTGGAGCGGCGGAGGGGCGCTCACGGCGATCATGAAGACGAGCGCCGCCAACCTGATCATCGTACTGCTCGGCACCGTCACTTCGATCGTGACGGCGCGCATGTTCGGCGTAGCGGGCAAGGGCGAGTTTTCGGCGATCCTCTTCTGGTCGACCTTGCTGGCCGGCGTCCTCAGCTTCGGACTGCCGACGTCGCTGATCTTCAACCGGCGGACGCATCCTACGCACGGACCGGCCTACATCAGAGCCGGATTTCTATTCCAGCTGCCGGTATGCGTGATCGCAGGCACGGTCGCCTGGATGTGCATGCCCGCCTGGCTCGGCAACTACGGCGACCATATCGTAGCCATCGCGCGGTGGTACACCGTGCTCACGCTGCCGCTGCTGCTCATGGTCAACCTGCTGTCGGCGCTCGCGCAGAGCATGGAGAACTTCGGATTGTACAACGGCATTCGGCTGTACGTGCCGCTCAGCAATCTGATCGGACTTCTCGCCCTGTGGGTCTGCGGGTACTTAAGCCAGTTTTCCTCGGCGCTCATGTTTCTCGTCACGAGCCTGGGCGTCGTCTGCTGGGCGCTGTTCCGGCTGAGACGGGAGCTGGCGGTGGGCTGGTTCGGGAAAAAGGACACCGCGTCCGCAAGCGCCGCCAAATCCGCCGAGCGCGGCCCGATCAAGTCGCTGTTCGGCTACGGCAGCAGAGTGTACGGCGTCGAACTGCTCGGCACGCTTTACACGCAGTGCGACAAGCTGATCATCCTGTCGCTGCTCGCGCCCCGGGAATTCGGACTATACACGGTCGTGTACACGCTGTCCCGCGTGTTCAACATCGTCCAGACGGCTATCTCGGGCGTCGTCTTCCCGAAGGTGACGGGACTCTCGCAGGAGGAGGTCGTCGCCAAGGTCAGCCGGGCGTTCCGGCTTTCCTTCCCGCTCATGCTCGCGGCGCTCGTGCCCGGCATTATCGTCGGACGCTGGCTGCTGGGCCTGCTCTACGGCGAGCCGTTCCTGGCGGCGGACACGGCTTTCTATCTGCTGTCCCTGGAATGCGTCGTCGGCGGCGGCTCCTGGATCCTCGCTTCCTCCTTCAACGCGATGGGGCGGCCGGGCCTCGTGGTCACCAGACAGGCAATCGCGCTGGCGCTGACGGTCGGTCTGTGTTTCTTGCTCGCTCCGGCCTACGGGCTCAACGGCATTGCGACGGCTATGCTGATCGGCGCCTTCAGCCGGATCGTCATCTCGGTCGCGGCCATGAAGATCGTGTTCAAGGCGCCCGTATCGGGCGTGCTTTTCGATAAAGAGGACTGGCGCTTCCTGGCCGGACGCCTGTCAAGGGCCGCGCAGTCTTGA
- a CDS encoding glycosyltransferase — protein sequence MKATVAICTHNRAADLREALLSLLKQRFDAFEAIVVDNGSTDSTAQTVEEIERMVSFPVRYIYEARLGLSVARNRAIRESQGEYVLFLDDDAVASEDWIAGIVALFERDARIGVVGGRIDPAWEGEAPAWLAPENRTLYTILDYSEDIVEMKRPHIPFGANVAFRRSALDMAALFREDLGRVGSNLLSSEEGELIDRIRTRYSVYYTPHASVLHKIPRSRISRKWLLRRIYWQGVSSAVSSERKMRVFARSVVKLPIIVLLSLPVLYDRRRVFRNVSRIAYNNGQISGVLGTYE from the coding sequence ATGAAAGCAACGGTAGCGATATGCACGCACAACCGGGCCGCGGATCTGCGGGAGGCGCTGCTCAGCCTGCTGAAGCAGCGGTTCGACGCCTTCGAGGCGATCGTCGTCGACAACGGCTCGACCGATTCTACGGCGCAGACCGTGGAGGAAATCGAGCGGATGGTCAGCTTCCCGGTCCGCTATATCTATGAGGCGCGGCTCGGCCTCTCCGTCGCCCGCAATCGGGCGATCCGCGAATCGCAGGGCGAGTACGTGCTGTTCCTGGACGACGACGCGGTCGCGTCCGAGGATTGGATCGCCGGCATCGTGGCCCTGTTCGAGCGGGATGCCCGCATCGGCGTCGTGGGCGGCAGAATAGATCCGGCCTGGGAGGGCGAAGCGCCCGCCTGGCTCGCGCCCGAGAACCGAACGCTCTATACGATCCTCGACTATTCGGAAGACATCGTGGAGATGAAGCGGCCGCATATTCCGTTCGGCGCCAATGTGGCTTTCAGGCGCTCGGCACTCGATATGGCGGCACTGTTCCGCGAGGACCTCGGACGCGTCGGAAGCAACCTGCTCTCGAGCGAGGAGGGGGAGTTGATCGACCGCATCCGCACCCGGTATTCGGTCTACTATACGCCGCACGCATCGGTGCTGCATAAAATTCCGCGCAGCCGCATCAGCCGCAAGTGGCTGCTCAGGCGAATCTATTGGCAGGGCGTCAGCAGCGCGGTCAGCTCGGAGCGCAAGATGCGCGTGTTCGCAAGATCGGTCGTGAAGCTGCCGATCATCGTGCTGCTCTCGCTGCCGGTGCTGTACGACAGGCGGCGTGTATTCCGCAACGTCAGCCGGATCGCCTATAACAACGGGCAGATCAGCGGCGTGCTGGGCACGTACGAATGA
- a CDS encoding glycosyltransferase — protein sequence MSEPTVYMWPKTNPHNKYTDLLARSLERRGLRVEHYAKGSQFKPRRGDIVHIHWPSYTYQASVFPLTVVKSLFFIFLLYWYKFLGVRLFWTIHNIWPHKGKSRWDFFVRKRLLGLCDAAFVLSESSKREAAEVFGVPEDKIVVTPHGHYDDAYPSRGIDMRARFGIPKDRFLYLFVGRINRYKGVEQLVSAYRSLAAPDAALLIAGQADTGYDLGFIGEGKAGDEAGAIKLHSSFVDDGELADYLLAADAVVLPYRQITTSGSAILALTFGKPVVAPRLGSLGEYVSEGCGVLYDPDDKDGLRKALLDVMNMDRHKTEQRIADKLRELDWDRIADRMLAVYAGRIPQEVNA from the coding sequence ATGAGCGAGCCGACCGTTTACATGTGGCCCAAGACGAATCCGCACAACAAATACACGGACCTGCTCGCAAGGTCGCTCGAGCGGCGCGGCCTGCGCGTCGAGCATTACGCCAAGGGCTCGCAGTTCAAGCCGCGCCGGGGCGATATCGTCCATATCCACTGGCCGAGCTATACGTACCAGGCTTCCGTTTTTCCGCTGACCGTCGTCAAGTCGCTGTTTTTTATTTTTTTGCTGTACTGGTACAAATTCCTCGGGGTGCGGCTGTTCTGGACGATTCACAACATCTGGCCGCACAAGGGCAAGTCGCGCTGGGACTTTTTCGTCCGCAAGCGGCTGCTCGGCCTGTGCGACGCCGCGTTCGTCCTGAGCGAATCGTCGAAGCGCGAAGCGGCCGAGGTGTTCGGCGTCCCGGAGGACAAGATCGTCGTCACGCCGCACGGCCATTATGACGATGCCTATCCGAGCCGCGGCATCGATATGCGCGCCAGATTCGGCATCCCGAAGGACCGGTTCCTGTATCTGTTCGTCGGCAGGATCAACCGGTACAAAGGCGTCGAACAGCTCGTGTCGGCTTACCGGTCGCTCGCAGCGCCGGATGCCGCCCTGCTGATCGCGGGACAAGCGGACACGGGCTACGACCTCGGCTTCATCGGCGAGGGCAAGGCGGGGGATGAAGCGGGAGCGATCAAGCTTCACTCGTCGTTCGTGGACGACGGCGAGCTGGCCGACTATCTGCTAGCGGCCGACGCGGTCGTGCTGCCATACCGGCAGATCACGACGAGCGGGAGCGCCATCCTGGCGCTGACCTTCGGCAAGCCCGTCGTGGCGCCGCGGCTCGGCTCGCTCGGCGAGTACGTGTCCGAAGGCTGCGGCGTCCTGTACGATCCGGACGACAAGGACGGACTGCGCAAAGCGCTGCTAGACGTGATGAACATGGACCGGCATAAGACGGAGCAGCGGATCGCGGACAAGCTCAGGGAGCTCGACTGGGACCGCATCGCGGACCGGATGCTCGCGGTCTACGCCGGCCGGATACCGCAAGAGGTGAACGCATGA
- a CDS encoding glycosyltransferase family 4 protein, with product MKIVIVNSLYTPHIIGGAEISTQILAETLASVADVHVLTLGGHGRAEGVREERIGGVTVHRMPHGSLYWIGDSKRRGVLMRTARRLTDLYNPRMNEAVRERLAAIKPDLIHTQNLSGFGAGIWTAAAGLNVPIVHTLRDYSLLSPVSSPIKNPLLARMYAMTTSGYSRHVSAVVGISSHILKRHTGAGLFPAAAPKVIPNAVEGGIAASEKDFDRRPLRIGYFGRIEPEKGVRELIEAAMSLPPDVVERIVVCGEGSLRAKLADDCREDARFVFPGKVKPAEARRLMGEADVSFVPSVWEEPFGRVIIESYQVGTPVYATDVGGIPDAVYDPEEFLFPPGSAAAIRAKILSYHSLPGEEKRRIQAACLKHCRGFTQAALLDRHLDLYDQTLAGSEYTPVKTAVGQVH from the coding sequence ATGAAAATCGTAATCGTCAACAGCTTGTATACGCCTCATATCATCGGAGGGGCGGAGATATCGACGCAAATTCTGGCGGAGACGCTCGCGTCCGTCGCCGACGTTCACGTGCTGACGCTCGGCGGGCACGGACGCGCGGAAGGCGTCCGGGAAGAGCGGATCGGCGGCGTCACCGTGCACCGGATGCCCCACGGCAGCCTGTATTGGATCGGCGATTCCAAACGCCGGGGCGTCCTGATGCGGACCGCCCGCAGGCTGACCGATCTTTACAATCCGCGGATGAACGAAGCGGTGCGGGAACGGCTGGCCGCCATCAAGCCGGATCTGATCCATACGCAAAACCTGTCCGGGTTCGGCGCCGGCATCTGGACGGCGGCCGCCGGCCTGAACGTGCCGATCGTTCATACGCTTCGCGACTATTCGCTGCTGTCGCCGGTCAGCTCGCCGATCAAAAATCCGCTGCTGGCGAGGATGTACGCGATGACGACAAGCGGGTACAGCCGGCATGTGTCGGCGGTCGTAGGCATCTCGTCGCACATTCTGAAACGGCATACGGGCGCGGGACTGTTCCCAGCCGCGGCGCCCAAGGTCATTCCGAACGCGGTGGAGGGCGGCATCGCCGCCAGCGAAAAGGACTTCGACAGACGTCCGCTCCGCATCGGTTACTTCGGACGGATCGAACCGGAGAAGGGCGTGCGCGAGTTGATCGAAGCGGCGATGTCGCTGCCGCCGGACGTCGTCGAGCGCATCGTCGTCTGCGGCGAAGGCAGCCTGCGGGCGAAGCTCGCCGACGATTGCCGCGAGGACGCGCGCTTCGTGTTCCCGGGCAAGGTGAAGCCTGCGGAGGCGCGCCGCTTGATGGGCGAGGCCGACGTCAGCTTCGTTCCTTCGGTGTGGGAGGAGCCGTTCGGCCGGGTCATCATCGAGTCGTACCAGGTCGGTACGCCGGTGTACGCAACCGATGTGGGCGGCATACCGGACGCGGTGTACGATCCCGAGGAATTTCTGTTCCCGCCGGGCAGCGCCGCGGCGATCCGGGCCAAGATTTTGTCGTACCACTCGCTTCCGGGCGAGGAGAAGCGGCGCATCCAGGCGGCGTGCCTCAAGCACTGCCGCGGCTTCACGCAGGCCGCGCTGCTTGACCGGCATCTCGACCTGTACGATCAAACGCTGGCCGGCAGCGAATATACCCCGGTCAAGACCGCAGTCGGGCAGGTGCATTAG
- a CDS encoding O-antigen ligase family protein, with the protein MFSLAVITYDSLPYFAFSVYRPLAMFPMFAASLLLLFTDFKFRPGDVPLLIFAVYSVGHSLIASVGGDMGASLKHAVTLMFGISMYRVSLYIAEQAKNDPALRRQIAVYLLVGFVPPLAAGMLQLADAYLIRSGFSGALTGLFSEKVYKGRIQLLSGEPSWGGIHLLTGGLLLLYLFKEGYRKITIAPLIGCAVLLVLSFSAYAYSVLLIALLVYVLIANKYRFRMLLALGAIGLVVVVGVPFLLETLKVSGYFTDRFQFDFPHLLRSDNSFFIRVIFPAIGFMEFWHHPIFGVGGGYYYREFAELLRGHFDYGMKFTEVANLVNDHPEMATSRNMWSKLFAEEGLLGALLFLGFMTAALRSSRRHPYAQFAFALCVSLVMNFDSYSFVNFWLLIGWIRGGFFEGRPDARAAEWDTQNDRELRRTA; encoded by the coding sequence TTGTTCTCGCTGGCGGTCATCACGTATGACAGCTTGCCATACTTCGCCTTCTCGGTTTATCGCCCGCTGGCGATGTTTCCGATGTTCGCCGCCTCGCTCCTGCTGTTGTTCACGGACTTCAAGTTCCGTCCCGGAGATGTGCCGCTGCTAATCTTCGCCGTGTACAGCGTCGGGCATTCGCTGATCGCGTCGGTCGGCGGGGACATGGGCGCGAGCCTCAAGCACGCCGTGACGCTGATGTTCGGCATCTCGATGTACAGGGTGTCCTTGTATATCGCCGAGCAGGCCAAAAACGATCCGGCGCTTCGCCGGCAGATTGCCGTCTACCTGCTCGTCGGCTTTGTGCCGCCGCTCGCGGCAGGCATGCTGCAGCTCGCGGACGCTTACTTGATTCGCAGCGGCTTTTCCGGCGCGCTGACCGGCTTGTTCTCCGAAAAGGTGTACAAGGGACGGATCCAGCTGCTGTCTGGCGAGCCGTCCTGGGGCGGCATTCACCTGCTGACGGGCGGCCTGCTGCTGCTGTATCTGTTCAAGGAAGGCTACCGGAAAATTACGATTGCCCCGCTCATCGGCTGCGCCGTGCTGCTGGTGCTTTCGTTTTCGGCTTACGCCTACAGCGTGCTGCTGATTGCGCTTCTCGTCTATGTGCTCATCGCTAACAAGTACCGGTTCCGCATGCTGCTCGCGCTCGGCGCCATCGGACTCGTCGTTGTCGTCGGGGTTCCGTTTCTGCTCGAGACGCTCAAGGTCAGCGGTTATTTCACGGACCGGTTCCAATTCGACTTTCCGCATCTGCTGCGGTCGGACAATTCATTTTTTATCCGCGTCATTTTCCCGGCGATCGGCTTTATGGAGTTTTGGCATCATCCGATTTTCGGCGTCGGGGGCGGATATTATTACCGCGAGTTCGCGGAGCTGCTGCGCGGACACTTCGATTACGGCATGAAGTTCACCGAGGTCGCCAATCTCGTGAACGACCATCCGGAGATGGCCACCTCGCGCAATATGTGGTCCAAGCTGTTTGCCGAGGAAGGACTTCTCGGCGCTCTGCTGTTCCTCGGGTTCATGACGGCCGCACTTCGCAGCTCGCGCCGCCATCCATACGCCCAGTTCGCGTTCGCGTTATGCGTTTCGCTCGTTATGAATTTCGATTCCTACTCCTTCGTGAACTTCTGGCTGCTGATCGGATGGATCCGGGGCGGGTTTTTTGAAGGACGGCCGGACGCCCGGGCGGCAGAATGGGATACGCAGAACGATAGGGAGTTGAGACGTACCGCATGA
- a CDS encoding glycosyltransferase: MNKILFITNRLPFPGTDGRKNMLLQYVRHMKEIYPGSEIVNLSFVDDPKYLSQRPPEIGRLETLAPPGKLEKLYNIVVHSLIRRKWPLQVSVYYSRKTHRKIRDFVREEEPDFVLYDMVRVAEYLAPGRGRKVLSYDDLLSLRYRRQLDWFQYIPSVLGGFSDKLPSSLKKFADLKFVQKWLIAFESKMLGKYEKQVAPRFDHLIFTSPAEAQNFRKTTRHESCHGVPMKVEPDVRMQARGSRLYDKNKVVFVGKMDIPHNSSAAVYFCERVWARIKQSNPAAVFYIVGKNPTAEVLRLQRDHPGVIVTGEVDDVKRIVGDSALMIAPLLFGTGIKTKILEAMSWGVPVVTNAIGSEGLDANNGEDLFVCESEDEMVRSVLLLMGDSEINDSISGNSIRYVSRRFSGSATRKNMELILS; the protein is encoded by the coding sequence ATGAACAAGATTTTGTTTATTACGAATCGGCTGCCTTTTCCCGGCACGGACGGCCGCAAAAACATGCTGCTGCAATACGTTCGGCACATGAAAGAGATATACCCCGGCAGCGAAATCGTCAATCTTTCGTTCGTGGACGATCCCAAATATTTATCGCAGCGACCGCCGGAGATCGGCAGGCTGGAGACGCTCGCGCCGCCGGGCAAGCTTGAGAAGCTGTACAACATCGTCGTCCATTCGCTGATCAGGCGCAAGTGGCCGCTCCAGGTATCGGTATACTACAGCCGCAAGACGCATCGCAAGATCCGGGACTTCGTCCGCGAAGAGGAACCGGACTTCGTGCTCTACGATATGGTGCGGGTGGCCGAATATCTGGCGCCGGGCCGGGGCCGCAAGGTGCTGAGCTACGACGATCTCTTATCACTGCGCTACCGCCGCCAGCTCGACTGGTTCCAGTACATTCCGTCCGTGCTCGGCGGGTTCTCGGACAAGCTGCCGAGCAGCCTGAAGAAGTTCGCGGACCTGAAGTTCGTCCAGAAGTGGCTCATCGCCTTTGAGAGCAAAATGCTGGGCAAGTATGAAAAGCAAGTGGCCCCGCGTTTCGACCATCTGATCTTCACCTCCCCGGCCGAAGCGCAAAACTTCAGGAAAACGACGCGTCACGAGTCCTGCCACGGCGTCCCGATGAAGGTCGAGCCCGACGTGCGGATGCAGGCGAGAGGCTCCCGGCTTTACGACAAAAACAAGGTCGTATTCGTCGGAAAAATGGACATTCCCCACAACAGCTCGGCGGCCGTGTACTTTTGCGAGCGCGTCTGGGCTCGAATCAAGCAGAGCAACCCGGCGGCGGTCTTCTACATCGTCGGCAAAAATCCGACGGCCGAAGTACTGCGCCTGCAGCGCGACCATCCCGGCGTCATCGTCACGGGCGAGGTGGACGACGTCAAGCGGATCGTCGGCGATTCCGCCCTTATGATCGCGCCGCTGTTGTTCGGCACCGGGATCAAGACGAAGATTCTCGAGGCGATGTCCTGGGGTGTACCGGTCGTGACCAATGCGATCGGCAGCGAAGGCTTGGACGCGAACAACGGCGAGGACCTGTTCGTATGCGAATCGGAAGACGAGATGGTACGCAGCGTACTGCTGCTGATGGGCGACAGCGAGATCAACGACAGCATATCGGGCAATTCGATCCGTTACGTGAGCCGCCGGTTCAGCGGGTCCGCGACCCGCAAAAACATGGAGCTGATCCTATCCTAG
- a CDS encoding sugar transferase: MALRYDMELVARLTDFERKRIAAQNDGKLAMYTTVKRGMDVAGALVALALFSPIFAVTATLIKLESPKAPVFFQQTRIGKNGRKFKMYKFRSMVPDAEQKLAALLAQNEIKGAMFKLKDDPRITRIGRFIRKTSIDELPQLVNVLKGEMSLVGPRPPLQREVEEYSDYDKLRLSVSGGCTGLWQVTGRSNLSFEQMVELDLEYIRKRSIRGDLKIIFRTFKLLLGAKDAF; the protein is encoded by the coding sequence ATGGCTCTGCGGTATGACATGGAGCTGGTCGCCCGCCTGACCGATTTCGAACGCAAGCGGATCGCGGCCCAGAATGACGGCAAGCTGGCTATGTATACGACGGTGAAGCGCGGCATGGACGTCGCGGGCGCTTTGGTGGCGCTGGCGCTGTTCAGCCCGATCTTCGCGGTGACGGCGACGCTCATCAAGCTGGAAAGCCCGAAGGCGCCGGTCTTTTTTCAACAGACGCGCATCGGCAAAAACGGACGCAAGTTCAAGATGTACAAGTTCCGCTCCATGGTGCCCGACGCCGAGCAGAAGCTCGCTGCGCTGCTGGCCCAAAACGAGATCAAAGGCGCGATGTTCAAGCTTAAGGACGACCCGCGGATTACTCGGATCGGCCGTTTCATCCGCAAGACGAGCATCGACGAACTTCCGCAGCTCGTGAACGTGCTCAAAGGCGAGATGTCGCTCGTCGGCCCCCGGCCGCCGTTGCAAAGAGAGGTGGAAGAGTACTCGGATTACGACAAGCTTCGGCTCTCCGTAAGCGGAGGCTGCACGGGACTGTGGCAAGTGACCGGACGCAGCAATCTCAGCTTCGAGCAGATGGTCGAGCTGGACCTGGAATACATTCGCAAACGGAGCATTCGGGGGGATCTGAAGATCATTTTCCGGACCTTCAAGCTGCTGCTTGGGGCCAAAGACGCTTTTTAA
- the galU gene encoding UTP--glucose-1-phosphate uridylyltransferase GalU has protein sequence MKKVRKAIIPAAGLGTRFLPATKAMPKEMLPIVDKPTIQYIVEEAIESGIEDIIVVTGKGKRAIEDHFDIAFELEHTLEEKGKLDILSKVRKSSNVEIHYIRQKEAKGLGHAVWCARNFIGNEPFAVLLGDDIVQSDTPCTRQLIEQYEQTGKSVIGVQAVGTDQTNRYGILDPIERRGRLYQVRRFVEKPPIGQAPSNLAIMGRYVLSPEIFEFLGKHEVGAGGEIQLTDAIQRLNEAQGVHAYDFEGMRYDVGEKLGFILTTIDFALRDEELRYRLMDGLESLILREKVGDSHGSAV, from the coding sequence ATGAAAAAAGTGAGAAAAGCGATTATTCCTGCGGCTGGTCTTGGCACGCGCTTCCTGCCTGCCACGAAGGCAATGCCCAAGGAAATGCTGCCGATCGTCGACAAACCGACCATACAGTACATCGTAGAAGAAGCGATCGAATCCGGAATCGAAGATATTATCGTCGTAACGGGCAAAGGAAAACGGGCGATCGAGGATCACTTCGACATCGCCTTCGAGCTGGAGCACACGCTGGAGGAGAAGGGCAAGCTCGATATTTTGAGCAAGGTTCGCAAATCGTCCAACGTCGAGATCCACTACATCCGGCAAAAGGAAGCGAAAGGCCTCGGACATGCCGTGTGGTGCGCACGCAACTTTATCGGCAACGAGCCGTTCGCGGTACTGCTGGGCGACGATATCGTACAATCGGACACGCCGTGCACGCGGCAGCTGATCGAGCAGTACGAGCAAACAGGCAAGTCGGTCATCGGCGTGCAGGCGGTCGGTACCGACCAGACGAACCGTTACGGTATCCTCGATCCGATCGAGCGGCGCGGTCGTCTGTACCAGGTGCGGCGTTTTGTAGAAAAGCCGCCGATCGGACAGGCGCCTTCCAACCTGGCCATTATGGGACGCTACGTGCTGTCGCCGGAGATTTTCGAATTTCTCGGCAAACACGAGGTTGGCGCGGGCGGCGAGATTCAGCTGACCGATGCGATCCAGCGGCTCAACGAAGCGCAAGGCGTTCATGCCTACGACTTTGAAGGCATGCGTTACGACGTCGGCGAGAAGCTCGGCTTTATTCTGACGACAATCGATTTTGCATTGCGCGACGAGGAGCTCAGGTACCGCCTGATGGACGGGCTCGAGTCGCTAATCTTGCGCGAGAAAGTGGGGGATAGTCATGGCTCTGCGGTATGA
- a CDS encoding CpsD/CapB family tyrosine-protein kinase, with translation MSRWMRKRGLIAAQNPKSAAADTYRRLKTGIEWSVRDEGMKTIAIASAEPGEGKSTTSSNIAVAYAKAGRRVLLLDTDLRSPVQHQIFDLPNDAGLSTALAGKGELDQVARRTAYPNLQVVCAGPMPPNPSELLDSEAMSAMLETAKARFDIVIVDTTSMAAASDAMIVADKCDGAVLVIRKGKTKMDAVLKAKETLSSGRVRVVGAVFNRRGR, from the coding sequence ATGTCACGCTGGATGCGTAAACGTGGATTGATCGCGGCGCAAAATCCGAAATCGGCGGCCGCCGATACGTACCGCAGGTTAAAGACAGGCATCGAATGGTCGGTCCGGGACGAGGGCATGAAGACGATCGCCATCGCATCCGCCGAGCCGGGGGAAGGCAAGAGCACGACGTCCTCCAACATCGCGGTCGCCTATGCCAAAGCCGGCCGGCGCGTACTGCTGCTGGATACGGATCTTCGGTCGCCCGTGCAGCATCAAATCTTCGATCTGCCGAACGACGCGGGTCTGAGCACGGCGTTGGCCGGCAAAGGCGAACTGGACCAGGTCGCTCGCCGCACGGCATACCCGAATCTGCAAGTGGTATGCGCGGGGCCGATGCCGCCGAATCCCTCCGAGCTGCTTGATTCGGAGGCGATGAGCGCCATGCTCGAGACTGCCAAAGCGCGCTTCGATATCGTCATCGTCGACACGACGTCGATGGCTGCCGCGTCGGACGCGATGATCGTCGCCGACAAGTGCGACGGCGCCGTCCTCGTCATCCGCAAGGGCAAGACGAAGATGGATGCGGTGCTGAAGGCGAAGGAGACGCTCTCGTCCGGACGGGTCCGGGTCGTAGGCGCGGTATTTAACCGCCGGGGGCGCTAG